A region of Kribbella sp. NBC_01245 DNA encodes the following proteins:
- a CDS encoding carbohydrate ABC transporter permease, with product MRTSKAERFGNYLLLLVFAVFALTPIVSILVAAVAPDKHLGNFVDAWEIGHFGSYLRMSVLVSVTVVVTSVVLSILSGYAFGTMRFRGSGVLFYLFLVGIMMPTEAIVVPLYFDLRTLGLTDTYWAIALPQVAQSVAFGTFWMRAYFRGSNRSLVEAARLDGAGHWRTLWQVLVPPARPALVTLIVLVFMWTWNEFLIPLVMVTSESLRTAPLGLAFFSGQYTSGFTLLAAGAVIVGTPVVLVYAFLQRHFIAGMLEGAVRE from the coding sequence ATGAGGACCTCCAAGGCCGAGCGGTTCGGCAACTACCTGCTGTTGTTGGTGTTCGCGGTCTTCGCGTTGACGCCGATCGTCTCGATCCTGGTCGCGGCCGTTGCCCCGGACAAGCATCTCGGCAACTTCGTCGACGCCTGGGAGATCGGCCACTTCGGCTCGTACCTCCGGATGAGCGTGCTCGTCTCGGTGACGGTCGTCGTGACCAGCGTGGTGCTGTCGATCCTGAGCGGATACGCCTTTGGCACCATGCGATTCCGCGGTTCGGGCGTGCTGTTCTACCTGTTCCTGGTGGGCATCATGATGCCGACGGAGGCCATCGTCGTACCGCTGTACTTCGACCTGCGTACGCTCGGGCTGACCGACACGTACTGGGCGATCGCCTTACCGCAGGTCGCGCAATCCGTTGCCTTCGGCACCTTCTGGATGCGGGCGTACTTCCGCGGCTCGAACCGCTCGCTGGTCGAGGCGGCCCGGCTCGATGGCGCGGGTCATTGGCGCACGCTGTGGCAGGTGCTCGTGCCGCCGGCGAGACCCGCACTGGTGACGCTGATCGTGCTGGTGTTCATGTGGACGTGGAACGAGTTCCTGATCCCGTTGGTGATGGTCACGAGCGAGTCGCTCCGTACGGCGCCACTCGGGCTGGCGTTCTTCTCCGGCCAATACACGTCGGGCTTCACGTTGCTGGCTGCCGGCGCCGTCATCGTGGGGACGCCGGTCGTCTTGGTCTACGCGTTCCTGCAGCGCCACTTCATCGCGGGGATGCTGGAAGGCGCCGTACGGGAGTGA
- a CDS encoding MarR family winged helix-turn-helix transcriptional regulator: protein MAVSKVSTETTQDVREWRELLARHADMSCVLERELQAEHQLGMSEFEVLERLAEIPEHSGKVQKLAGAVHLSQSALSRVIGRLEIAGLVERQVCMEDRRAVNVRITAAGLKRHAQAQPTQRRVLAERLHAPVLKSCAWADGE from the coding sequence ATGGCCGTCTCAAAGGTCAGCACCGAGACCACGCAAGACGTGCGCGAATGGCGCGAACTGCTGGCTCGTCACGCCGACATGAGTTGCGTGCTCGAGCGTGAGCTACAAGCCGAGCACCAGTTGGGTATGAGCGAGTTCGAGGTGCTCGAGCGGCTCGCCGAGATCCCCGAGCATTCGGGCAAGGTGCAGAAGCTCGCGGGCGCGGTCCATCTCTCCCAGAGCGCACTCTCCCGGGTCATCGGCCGGCTGGAGATCGCCGGTCTGGTCGAGCGTCAGGTCTGCATGGAGGATCGGCGCGCGGTCAACGTCCGGATCACCGCGGCCGGGCTGAAGCGGCACGCGCAAGCCCAGCCGACGCAGCGCCGGGTGCTCGCCGAGCGCCTGCACGCGCCGGTGCTCAAGTCCTGCGCTTGGGCCGACGGCGAGTAG
- a CDS encoding MFS transporter: MTQATSVPPTDVTWDARLWGVLLVVCGVVFLDGLDVSMVGMSLPSIGADLGVPLSSLQWVVTGYVLGYGGLLLLGGRTADLLGRRRVLLIALAVFAVVSMLSSLATSPELLIAARFVKGIAAAFTAPAALSILTTTFPEGPIRNRALGIFTTCAASGFSMGLILGGLLTEVGWRWTFLAPGPVALIVLLFALKVIPNSPRDDAAGGYDVPGAVTVTAGMLALVYAVVGAEHAGWASVQTIGLFVLAAALLAAFVVIERRSKHPLVRLGILRSANLRRANLAIMTVFGAYVAFQFIATLYLQNLLGWSSFETALGFLPAGLLVAFLSPNAGKIADRIGTERMVVIGMAFFVAGYALALRIGPVSDYFATILPTILLIGLGFAITFPALNIQATNGIADHEQGLASGLFNTSNQVGGAIVLAVATAVITSQSRGVTAASEMLSAYKPALVVVTGISVLGLLVGIVGYLKRRATEAEVADLEQSLAEDLSPAA; the protein is encoded by the coding sequence ATGACGCAAGCAACCTCTGTGCCACCGACTGACGTGACCTGGGACGCGCGCCTATGGGGCGTACTCCTGGTGGTCTGCGGCGTGGTCTTCCTTGACGGCCTGGACGTGTCCATGGTCGGCATGTCCCTTCCTTCCATCGGCGCCGATCTCGGTGTCCCGCTCTCTTCCCTGCAATGGGTTGTGACCGGCTACGTGCTCGGGTACGGCGGACTGCTGCTGCTCGGCGGGCGTACCGCCGATCTGCTCGGCCGTCGGCGCGTGCTGCTGATCGCGCTGGCCGTGTTCGCCGTGGTCTCGATGCTGAGCTCGCTGGCCACCAGCCCCGAACTGCTCATCGCCGCGCGGTTCGTCAAGGGCATCGCCGCCGCCTTCACGGCACCGGCCGCGCTGTCCATCCTCACCACCACCTTCCCCGAGGGGCCGATCCGGAACCGGGCCCTCGGCATCTTCACCACCTGCGCCGCCAGTGGCTTCTCGATGGGCCTCATCCTCGGCGGTCTGCTGACCGAGGTCGGCTGGCGCTGGACCTTCCTGGCACCCGGCCCGGTTGCCCTGATCGTGCTGCTCTTCGCCCTCAAGGTGATCCCGAACAGCCCGCGCGACGACGCCGCCGGCGGTTACGACGTACCGGGTGCGGTCACCGTCACCGCGGGCATGCTGGCCCTGGTGTACGCCGTGGTCGGCGCCGAGCACGCCGGCTGGGCCTCGGTCCAGACGATCGGCCTGTTCGTGCTCGCGGCAGCCCTGCTCGCCGCCTTCGTGGTGATCGAGCGCCGCTCCAAGCACCCGCTGGTCCGGCTCGGCATTCTGCGCAGCGCCAACCTGCGCCGGGCGAACCTCGCCATCATGACCGTCTTCGGCGCGTACGTGGCGTTCCAGTTCATCGCGACGCTCTACCTGCAGAACCTGCTCGGCTGGTCGTCCTTCGAGACCGCGCTCGGCTTCCTGCCGGCCGGCCTGCTGGTCGCCTTCCTGTCGCCGAACGCCGGCAAGATCGCCGACCGGATCGGCACCGAGCGGATGGTCGTGATCGGGATGGCGTTCTTCGTCGCCGGCTACGCGCTGGCACTGCGGATCGGCCCGGTCTCGGACTACTTCGCGACGATCCTGCCGACCATCCTGCTGATCGGCCTGGGCTTCGCGATCACGTTCCCGGCGCTGAACATCCAGGCCACCAACGGCATCGCGGACCACGAGCAGGGTCTCGCCTCCGGCCTGTTCAACACGTCCAACCAGGTCGGCGGTGCGATCGTGCTCGCCGTCGCCACCGCCGTCATCACCTCCCAGTCCAGAGGTGTCACCGCGGCGTCCGAGATGCTCTCGGCGTACAAGCCCGCTCTCGTGGTCGTCACTGGGATCTCGGTGCTGGGGCTGCTGGTCGGCATTGTCGGCTACCTCAAGCGCCGTGCCACTGAGGCCGAGGTCGCCGACCTCGAGCAGAGCCTCGCCGAGGACCTCAGCCCGGCCGCGTAA
- a CDS encoding copper resistance D family protein, translated as MTDTATTANLLHRGLPWRRITVLAAIITISVAALVWAILVTRPAPQPGVPSPDAGVLYSTPLARLATNGAAVAAIGTALLLLLLGSAGRDQFEAIAFRARAIGIAAGIVWITAATTTWWLQAAAVSEAGTRMTFVGLIEYARQVNSGSALLVTILAAAAFAAIAALRPHPYWPAGCLAFALIGLIAVPVTGHASQSSAVWLTTPAICLHVCAMSLWVGGLALITTLATGRRKALALVLPRFSTVAGLCIALVAASGVLLTGPRLIKDPTPGLYDLAQALIHTPAGWLVVGKLCGLFLLGTTGGYIRQILLPAVRREEPAALAILAAVELTVMAAVIALATVLARPL; from the coding sequence ATGACCGACACCGCCACCACCGCCAACCTCCTCCACCGAGGCCTGCCGTGGCGACGCATAACCGTCCTGGCGGCCATCATCACGATCTCCGTCGCGGCACTGGTCTGGGCCATCCTGGTAACCCGGCCGGCCCCACAGCCGGGAGTCCCCTCCCCCGACGCAGGCGTCCTCTACTCAACTCCGCTGGCCCGGCTCGCCACCAACGGCGCAGCGGTCGCCGCCATCGGCACGGCCCTGCTGCTCCTGCTCCTCGGTTCCGCGGGCAGAGACCAGTTCGAGGCGATCGCCTTCCGCGCCCGCGCTATCGGGATCGCGGCCGGCATCGTCTGGATCACCGCGGCAACAACGACCTGGTGGTTGCAGGCCGCCGCGGTCTCCGAGGCCGGCACGCGGATGACCTTCGTCGGTCTCATCGAGTACGCGCGCCAGGTGAACTCGGGCAGCGCACTACTCGTCACCATCCTCGCCGCGGCCGCCTTCGCCGCGATCGCCGCCCTCCGCCCCCACCCGTACTGGCCAGCGGGCTGTCTGGCCTTCGCCCTAATCGGCCTCATCGCCGTACCGGTCACCGGCCACGCCTCCCAGAGCTCAGCCGTCTGGCTAACCACGCCGGCCATCTGCCTGCATGTGTGCGCCATGAGCCTGTGGGTCGGCGGGCTCGCGCTGATCACCACACTGGCCACGGGCCGACGGAAGGCGCTGGCCCTCGTACTGCCACGCTTCTCAACGGTCGCCGGCCTCTGCATCGCCCTCGTCGCCGCCAGCGGCGTACTCCTGACCGGCCCGCGACTGATCAAGGATCCAACGCCCGGCCTGTACGACCTGGCGCAGGCGCTGATCCACACGCCCGCGGGCTGGCTCGTGGTGGGCAAGCTCTGCGGGCTATTCCTCCTCGGCACCACCGGCGGGTACATCCGGCAGATCCTGCTCCCCGCCGTACGACGCGAGGAGCCGGCCGCCCTCGCGATCCTGGCGGCAGTCGAGCTGACCGTAATGGCGGCCGTCATCGCCCTCGCGACCGTCCTCGCGCGCCCACTCTGA
- a CDS encoding copper resistance CopC family protein encodes MTSWIRSKVVRRPGLAALAGLFLFIPAAALSTVAIATLTATPAAASSTHTGLVGSSPANGTRLTQTPGDVRFTFDQTLQPVQGWDAVIVTGPDGMRWPAHSVRVTGNTITAKCGHLGPPGDYHVSYRVISGDGHPVAGHITVTLGQVGPGTPATSTLAMTGGGVPAWAWLVELALGIVVTCQAVVRSRAAGATKPAAVAGQRQFDSPMSG; translated from the coding sequence ATGACGTCCTGGATTCGGTCCAAGGTGGTCCGGCGGCCTGGTCTGGCTGCACTGGCCGGCCTGTTTCTCTTCATTCCGGCGGCAGCCCTGAGCACGGTCGCGATCGCGACACTGACCGCCACCCCGGCGGCGGCGAGTTCGACGCATACCGGACTCGTCGGCAGTTCGCCGGCCAACGGGACCCGGCTGACCCAGACCCCTGGGGACGTGCGGTTCACCTTCGACCAGACGCTCCAGCCGGTGCAGGGCTGGGACGCGGTGATCGTCACCGGTCCGGACGGGATGCGCTGGCCGGCCCATTCGGTCCGCGTCACCGGCAACACCATCACCGCCAAGTGCGGCCATCTCGGCCCGCCCGGCGACTACCACGTCAGCTATCGGGTGATCTCCGGCGACGGACATCCCGTGGCCGGACACATCACCGTCACCCTCGGCCAGGTCGGACCCGGCACCCCCGCCACTTCCACCCTCGCGATGACCGGTGGCGGCGTACCCGCTTGGGCCTGGCTGGTCGAGCTGGCCCTCGGCATCGTGGTCACCTGCCAGGCCGTCGTACGCTCGCGGGCCGCCGGTGCCACCAAGCCGGCCGCAGTCGCCGGCCAGCGCCAGTTCGACTCCCCCATGAGCGGCTGA
- a CDS encoding ATP-binding cassette domain-containing protein: protein MAAIEATGLVKTFRSRKATVKALKGIDLEVAEGTVLGLLGPNGAGKTTAVRVLTTLMDPDEGSARVLGHDVVKEADTVRRLVGLSGQYAAVDELLTGRENLWMFGRLYQLDSRQAKQRAEELLEVFDLTDAADRILKTYSGGMRRRLDLAGSLIAHPKVLFLDEPTTGLDPRSRLDLWKIIRDRVSEGVTILLTTQYLEEADELADTIAVVDQGSVIARGTADELKAKVGGERIEVVVSDPDEIYRGLELLTAALEITDPEATTVEKHTRRITVPAPGGSSNLVEVIRTLDGAGIGIHDIGLRRPTLDDVFLSLTGHGAEEGAEESEAAK from the coding sequence ATGGCTGCCATCGAGGCGACCGGCCTCGTGAAGACATTCCGATCGCGCAAGGCCACGGTGAAGGCACTGAAGGGCATCGACCTCGAGGTGGCGGAGGGAACGGTGCTCGGGCTGCTCGGGCCGAACGGCGCCGGCAAGACCACGGCGGTCCGGGTGCTCACCACCCTGATGGATCCCGATGAGGGCAGTGCCCGCGTCCTCGGACATGACGTCGTCAAAGAGGCCGATACGGTCCGCAGACTCGTTGGACTGTCAGGGCAGTATGCCGCGGTCGACGAGCTCCTGACCGGCCGGGAGAACCTCTGGATGTTCGGCCGGCTCTACCAACTCGACAGCCGGCAGGCCAAGCAACGGGCCGAAGAGTTGCTTGAAGTGTTCGACCTGACCGACGCGGCCGACCGGATCCTGAAGACGTACTCCGGAGGTATGCGCCGACGGCTCGACCTGGCCGGTTCGCTGATCGCGCACCCGAAGGTGCTGTTCCTGGACGAACCGACCACCGGTCTCGACCCCCGAAGCCGCCTCGACCTCTGGAAGATCATTCGTGACCGGGTCAGCGAGGGCGTCACGATCCTGCTCACCACTCAGTACCTGGAAGAGGCCGACGAGTTGGCCGACACTATCGCCGTGGTCGACCAGGGCTCGGTCATCGCCCGCGGTACGGCGGATGAGTTGAAGGCCAAGGTCGGAGGCGAGCGGATCGAGGTGGTGGTCTCCGATCCCGACGAGATCTACCGCGGGCTCGAGCTGCTCACGGCGGCTCTGGAGATCACCGATCCCGAGGCCACCACGGTGGAGAAGCACACGCGCCGCATCACCGTGCCCGCGCCGGGTGGTTCGTCCAACCTGGTCGAGGTCATCCGCACGCTCGACGGCGCCGGTATCGGCATCCACGACATCGGCCTGCGCCGCCCAACCCTTGACGACGTATTCCTGAGCCTGACCGGCCACGGCGCCGAAGAAGGCGCAGAAGAAAGCGAGGCGGCCAAATGA
- a CDS encoding ABC transporter permease: protein MSQFARAINDGGVLAWRNLKRIPRTPDMLIYATIQPIMFVLLFAYVFGNAIPIPGFPGAQAYREFLMSGIFAQTMAFAVASASVGLADDMSKGLIDRFRSLPMARSAVISGRVIGDLVFNAFVMLVMIICGFIVGWRWHEGFLNALAAFAILLLFAFAMLWVGAVIGLSVGGPEVAASAGLIWLFPLTFLSNAFVPTPNLPSALQPVAEWNPISSIVAACRHLFGNPSPFASPDSFPARHPVILSLLWCAVIIGVFAPLAIRKYRSTTAR from the coding sequence ATGAGCCAGTTCGCAAGGGCGATCAACGACGGTGGCGTGCTGGCCTGGCGCAACCTCAAGCGCATCCCGCGCACTCCGGACATGCTGATCTACGCGACGATCCAGCCGATCATGTTCGTGCTGCTGTTCGCGTACGTCTTCGGCAACGCGATCCCGATCCCGGGTTTCCCCGGCGCGCAGGCGTATCGCGAGTTCCTGATGTCGGGCATCTTCGCCCAGACGATGGCGTTCGCGGTCGCGTCGGCGAGTGTCGGTCTGGCCGATGACATGTCGAAGGGCCTGATCGACCGGTTCCGGTCGTTGCCGATGGCCCGTTCCGCGGTGATCTCCGGCCGGGTGATCGGTGACCTGGTCTTCAACGCGTTCGTGATGCTGGTGATGATCATCTGCGGGTTCATCGTCGGCTGGCGCTGGCATGAGGGCTTCCTGAACGCCTTGGCGGCGTTCGCGATCCTGCTGCTGTTCGCCTTCGCGATGCTCTGGGTCGGTGCCGTGATCGGGTTGTCGGTCGGTGGGCCTGAGGTGGCCGCGTCGGCCGGGCTGATCTGGCTGTTCCCGTTGACGTTCCTCTCGAACGCCTTCGTGCCCACGCCGAACCTGCCGAGCGCGCTGCAACCCGTCGCCGAGTGGAACCCGATCTCCTCGATCGTTGCCGCCTGCCGGCATCTGTTCGGCAACCCGTCGCCGTTCGCCAGTCCGGACAGCTTCCCGGCCCGGCATCCGGTCATCCTCAGCCTGTTGTGGTGTGCCGTCATCATCGGCGTCTTCGCACCACTGGCCATCCGGAAGTACCGCAGTACGACAGCCCGCTAA
- the greA gene encoding transcription elongation factor GreA, which yields MTQKIGEESVVWLTPEAHERLKSELEYLSGPARAELAAKIGEARDEGDLKENGGYHAAKDEQGKSEARIRQLEDMLRRARVGETPKAGGVVEPGMKVSITFAGDDEVETFLLGSRELLALDDSVDIDVYSPQSPLGAAILGKKKGEKAVYQAPNGKDVTVKIVAAVPFTG from the coding sequence ATGACGCAGAAGATTGGTGAGGAGAGCGTTGTCTGGCTGACACCGGAGGCCCACGAGCGGCTGAAGTCCGAGCTCGAGTACTTGAGTGGCCCGGCCCGCGCCGAACTCGCCGCGAAGATCGGCGAGGCACGTGACGAGGGCGACCTCAAGGAAAATGGCGGCTACCACGCCGCCAAGGACGAGCAGGGCAAGTCGGAGGCGCGGATCCGTCAGCTGGAGGACATGCTGCGGCGCGCCCGGGTCGGCGAAACGCCGAAAGCCGGTGGTGTGGTCGAGCCCGGGATGAAGGTGTCCATCACCTTCGCCGGCGACGACGAGGTGGAGACCTTCCTGCTGGGTTCGCGCGAGTTGCTCGCGCTGGACGACTCGGTCGACATCGACGTGTATTCACCGCAGTCCCCGCTGGGCGCGGCCATTCTCGGCAAGAAGAAGGGCGAGAAGGCGGTCTACCAGGCCCCCAACGGCAAGGACGTGACGGTCAAGATCGTCGCGGCGGTCCCCTTCACGGGCTGA
- a CDS encoding DUF4307 domain-containing protein gives MTDPLTDHLAARYGRSRKGARRPLIVAGALLAVAALGWLIWVAVQHSTPPVASRLIGFEIVSPATAKATIEVERTDDVIAACRVQAKASDFSVVGEVTVTVAADAPRRQTLTTDVSTQRAATSVVLIGCTTPGSDRPR, from the coding sequence GTGACCGACCCACTCACTGACCATCTGGCCGCCCGTTACGGACGGTCCCGCAAGGGTGCACGCCGACCACTGATCGTCGCCGGCGCGTTGCTGGCCGTCGCCGCGCTCGGCTGGCTGATCTGGGTGGCCGTGCAGCATTCGACCCCGCCGGTGGCCTCCCGGCTGATCGGGTTCGAGATCGTCTCGCCGGCCACCGCGAAGGCCACGATCGAAGTCGAGCGCACCGACGATGTCATCGCCGCCTGCCGGGTCCAGGCGAAGGCGTCCGACTTCTCCGTGGTGGGTGAGGTGACCGTCACGGTGGCGGCCGACGCGCCGCGGCGGCAAACGCTGACCACCGATGTCAGCACCCAGCGCGCCGCCACCTCGGTGGTGCTGATCGGCTGCACCACGCCGGGCTCCGACCGACCGCGCTGA
- the mca gene encoding mycothiol conjugate amidase Mca, translating to MTENLRLLHVHAHPDDESSKGAASTAKYVTEGVDVMVATCTGGERGSILNPAMDRPDVLENITEIRRQEMDRAREILGVRQEWLGWVDSGFPEGDPLPPLPDGCFAALKVEDAAAPLVQLIREFRPQVVTTYDENGGYPHPDHVMCHQITVAAFEAAGDPDAYPGLGEPWQPLKLYYHHTFHRERTKALHDEMLRRGLESPYADRLKDWKPDPENERRITTRVPCAEYFALRDQALLAHATQIDPEGPWFACPLEVHQAAWPTEDYELARSVVEPALPENDLFAGLR from the coding sequence GTGACCGAGAATCTCCGTCTGCTGCATGTCCACGCGCATCCCGACGACGAGTCGAGCAAGGGTGCCGCCTCGACGGCCAAGTACGTCACCGAGGGGGTCGACGTGATGGTCGCCACCTGTACCGGTGGCGAGCGCGGTTCGATCCTGAACCCGGCCATGGACCGTCCGGACGTGCTGGAGAACATCACCGAGATCCGCCGCCAGGAGATGGACCGGGCCCGCGAGATCCTCGGTGTCCGGCAGGAGTGGCTCGGCTGGGTCGACTCGGGCTTTCCCGAGGGCGATCCGCTGCCGCCGTTGCCGGATGGCTGCTTCGCCGCGCTCAAGGTGGAGGACGCCGCGGCCCCGCTAGTGCAGCTGATTCGCGAGTTCCGCCCGCAGGTCGTCACGACGTACGACGAGAACGGGGGATACCCGCACCCGGATCACGTGATGTGCCACCAGATCACCGTGGCGGCGTTCGAGGCCGCTGGCGATCCCGACGCGTACCCGGGGCTCGGCGAACCGTGGCAGCCGCTGAAGCTCTACTACCACCACACCTTCCACCGCGAGCGTACGAAGGCGTTGCACGACGAGATGCTGCGGCGCGGCCTCGAATCGCCGTACGCGGATCGGCTGAAGGACTGGAAGCCCGACCCGGAGAACGAGCGCCGCATCACCACCCGGGTGCCGTGCGCCGAGTACTTCGCCCTGCGGGATCAGGCCTTGCTCGCGCATGCGACGCAGATCGATCCCGAAGGCCCCTGGTTCGCTTGCCCGCTGGAGGTTCACCAGGCGGCTTGGCCGACCGAGGATTACGAGCTGGCGCGCAGTGTGGTCGAGCCGGCGCTGCCGGAGAACGACTTGTTCGCGGGCTTGCGCTGA
- a CDS encoding CopD family protein, whose protein sequence is MTGPAGPRHRLPGRVVLGGSAAVTLAALATFIGLLSTGAIGTDGGLDLSSGGLVVAWTSPLVSLLMDLATIGCVGALLSVLFLLRTDGGPLGTQGQRAVRDAGKAAVVWSLAAVLGALTAGASILGVSFRLLFGRLGSALALPEVQALLASAVLAALIAGTAGRIRTSPRTMTAGVLAIAAILPPVLTAFPRNEPNVVPAAIGLIVHVIAAVVWIGGLAGVVRYGRGSRVGLPLVLRRFDRVATIAAIAVLLSGLLTGLLRQTVVNGGLFTGGYGGLLLAKAVAFVLLIVGGLWHRRQAITTLADVGRRFWRLVAVELFILAIAIGLSVAMAHTPL, encoded by the coding sequence GTGACGGGCCCTGCCGGCCCGCGCCACCGGCTACCCGGCCGCGTCGTGCTCGGGGGCTCTGCCGCGGTCACGTTGGCAGCCCTCGCCACGTTCATCGGTCTGCTCTCGACCGGCGCGATCGGTACTGACGGCGGTCTCGACCTCTCCAGCGGCGGCCTGGTCGTCGCCTGGACGTCACCACTGGTCAGCCTGCTCATGGACCTCGCCACCATCGGTTGCGTTGGTGCTTTGCTGAGCGTGCTCTTCCTGCTGCGCACCGACGGCGGCCCGCTCGGAACGCAGGGACAGCGCGCGGTCCGCGACGCCGGTAAGGCCGCGGTCGTCTGGAGCCTCGCGGCAGTGCTCGGCGCGCTCACCGCGGGTGCCAGCATTCTCGGCGTCTCCTTCCGCCTCTTGTTCGGCCGCTTGGGCTCGGCGCTGGCCTTGCCCGAGGTCCAAGCCCTGCTGGCCTCCGCGGTTCTGGCCGCACTCATCGCCGGTACGGCGGGCAGAATCCGCACCTCGCCGCGAACCATGACCGCCGGCGTTCTCGCCATCGCGGCGATCCTCCCGCCCGTACTGACGGCCTTCCCGCGCAACGAGCCGAACGTCGTACCGGCGGCTATCGGTCTGATCGTCCACGTGATCGCGGCAGTGGTCTGGATCGGCGGCCTCGCGGGCGTTGTCCGTTACGGCCGCGGCAGCCGGGTGGGACTGCCCCTGGTGCTGCGACGGTTCGACCGGGTCGCCACGATCGCCGCCATCGCCGTACTGCTGAGTGGTCTGTTGACCGGGCTGCTCCGCCAGACCGTCGTGAATGGCGGTCTATTCACCGGCGGGTACGGCGGACTGTTGCTGGCGAAGGCGGTCGCGTTCGTGCTGCTCATCGTGGGCGGCTTGTGGCACCGCCGTCAGGCCATCACCACCCTCGCGGATGTCGGCCGCCGCTTCTGGCGATTGGTCGCCGTCGAACTCTTCATCCTCGCGATCGCCATCGGCCTCTCCGTCGCAATGGCGCACACGCCGCTTTAG
- a CDS encoding response regulator transcription factor, producing MVDAGSHLARAREHFDGSRWGQACAEFAAADHLEPLGVDDLVRSAEAAQISGRIDQAIGALARAFEIHASAGEIHAAASAAYWLWSAHVFARGEFALAHGWVVRARTLADQHGSASDGWLLVPEAYAYLGKADFEAAAGLLHRAVERGIAAGDVDLVTIASVMRGRALLKSGAMDAGLSLLDEAMVRVLTRMTSPRTTSVMFCAAIGTCYEVQELRRACEWSVALDQWLQELDRLEGAYFANCRIYRAMLMRLRGDWPRATAEFEQACRDLAHDGKLVAGHAWYELGEMRRLRGDSGVLDAYERATSLGRSAQPGLAKHHLGLGAVEVARTGLRRALAELEEPLSRFLLLPTLIAASIEAAGWDEARASLAEMAEAEQRYPTPAVRAQVAEARGALALAEGRTSEALACLRKATQGWRELGAPYETARASVLVAAACQAVDDEEGAAMELHAALNSFARLGARPDATRVRELLNQTDGDRHRLSPRELEVLRLVAAGKTNAAIATELFLSERTVHRHVSSILAKLGASTRTAAATYAVQHGIV from the coding sequence ATGGTCGACGCCGGAAGCCACCTCGCCCGGGCCCGTGAGCACTTCGACGGCTCGCGCTGGGGGCAAGCGTGCGCGGAGTTCGCGGCCGCTGATCACCTCGAACCGCTGGGCGTCGACGACCTCGTCCGGTCTGCTGAGGCCGCGCAGATCTCCGGCCGCATCGACCAGGCGATCGGCGCTCTGGCCCGGGCCTTCGAGATCCACGCGAGCGCCGGGGAGATCCATGCCGCGGCCAGCGCGGCGTACTGGCTGTGGAGCGCCCATGTGTTCGCCCGAGGCGAGTTCGCGCTGGCCCACGGCTGGGTCGTCCGGGCTCGCACCCTGGCCGATCAGCACGGTTCCGCGTCGGACGGTTGGCTGCTGGTGCCGGAGGCCTATGCGTACCTGGGCAAGGCCGATTTCGAGGCGGCGGCCGGACTGCTGCACCGGGCCGTGGAGCGGGGCATCGCCGCCGGCGACGTGGACCTGGTCACCATCGCGTCCGTGATGCGCGGCCGTGCGCTGCTGAAATCCGGGGCCATGGACGCCGGATTGTCCTTGCTGGACGAGGCGATGGTGCGCGTGCTGACCCGGATGACCTCGCCCCGGACCACCAGCGTGATGTTCTGCGCCGCGATCGGCACCTGCTACGAAGTGCAGGAATTACGCCGTGCCTGCGAGTGGTCGGTCGCGCTCGATCAGTGGCTCCAAGAGCTCGACCGACTCGAAGGCGCCTACTTCGCGAACTGCCGGATCTATCGCGCGATGCTGATGCGCCTGCGCGGCGACTGGCCACGGGCGACGGCGGAGTTCGAGCAGGCCTGCCGCGACCTCGCCCACGACGGCAAACTCGTGGCCGGCCACGCCTGGTACGAACTCGGCGAGATGCGCCGGCTGCGGGGCGACTCGGGTGTACTCGACGCGTACGAGCGTGCCACCAGCCTCGGTCGCTCGGCCCAGCCGGGCCTGGCGAAACACCACCTCGGCCTCGGTGCGGTCGAGGTCGCCCGGACCGGACTTCGCCGGGCCCTTGCCGAACTGGAAGAGCCGCTCAGCCGATTCCTGCTCCTGCCGACCCTGATCGCGGCCTCGATCGAGGCAGCCGGGTGGGACGAGGCGCGCGCGTCCCTGGCCGAGATGGCGGAAGCCGAGCAGAGATATCCCACTCCGGCCGTGCGCGCGCAGGTCGCCGAAGCGCGCGGAGCGCTCGCCCTGGCTGAAGGCCGGACGTCGGAGGCGCTGGCCTGCCTGCGCAAGGCCACGCAGGGGTGGCGTGAACTCGGCGCACCGTATGAAACAGCCCGGGCGTCGGTGTTGGTGGCCGCCGCGTGTCAAGCGGTCGACGACGAGGAAGGAGCCGCGATGGAGCTGCACGCCGCGCTGAACAGCTTTGCCCGGCTCGGCGCACGGCCCGATGCGACACGGGTCAGAGAGCTCCTGAACCAAACCGACGGTGACCGGCATCGGCTGAGCCCGCGGGAACTGGAAGTGCTCCGACTGGTTGCTGCCGGCAAGACCAATGCCGCGATCGCGACCGAACTCTTCCTCAGCGAGCGCACCGTCCATCGGCACGTGAGCAGCATCCTGGCCAAGTTGGGCGCCTCAACCCGGACCGCGGCGGCCACCTACGCCGTCCAGCACGGCATCGTCTAA